In Campylobacter vulpis, a genomic segment contains:
- a CDS encoding transporter substrate-binding domain-containing protein, with translation MVLKNSLLKLATLALGAALAFTSANAGKLEDIKAKGTLVVGVKNDVPHYALLDQKTGEIKGFEVDVAKKLAKEILGDENKIKLVAVNAKTRGPLLDNGTLDVVIATFTITPERKKIYNFSEPYYQDAIGLLVLKEKGYKSLADMKGAKIGVAQAATTKKVIGEAAKKAGISVSFSEFPDYPSIKAALDAKRVDVFSVDKSILLGYVDEKSEILPDSFDPQDYGIVSKKDDKEFATFINNFVGKNKTDIDALAKKWGL, from the coding sequence ATGGTTTTAAAAAATTCTTTACTTAAGTTGGCAACCCTTGCCCTAGGAGCAGCTCTTGCTTTCACTTCAGCAAATGCTGGAAAATTAGAAGACATTAAGGCTAAAGGCACTTTAGTCGTGGGCGTTAAAAATGATGTTCCACATTATGCTTTGCTTGATCAAAAAACAGGCGAAATTAAAGGCTTTGAAGTCGATGTTGCTAAAAAATTAGCTAAAGAAATTTTAGGTGATGAAAACAAAATTAAACTTGTCGCTGTCAATGCTAAAACAAGAGGACCTTTACTAGATAATGGCACTTTAGATGTGGTAATTGCGACCTTTACCATTACCCCTGAAAGAAAGAAAATTTACAATTTCTCAGAGCCTTATTACCAAGATGCTATCGGTTTGCTAGTCTTAAAAGAAAAAGGTTATAAATCTCTAGCCGATATGAAAGGTGCTAAAATAGGAGTAGCACAAGCTGCTACAACTAAAAAAGTTATAGGTGAAGCAGCAAAAAAAGCTGGAATAAGCGTAAGCTTTAGCGAATTTCCAGATTATCCTAGCATAAAAGCAGCTCTTGATGCTAAAAGGGTTGATGTATTCTCTGTGGATAAGTCTATTTTGCTAGGTTATGTTGATGAAAAAAGTGAAATTTTACCGGATTCTTTTGATCCACAAGATTATGGCATTGTTAGCAAAAAAGACGATAAAGAATTTGCCACATTTATCAATA